One segment of Apium graveolens cultivar Ventura unplaced genomic scaffold, ASM990537v1 ctg5073, whole genome shotgun sequence DNA contains the following:
- the LOC141702427 gene encoding auxin-responsive protein IAA33-like, which yields MKSNSSTSYNECDTQDDRDLLKRRWDNERFRSIFSGVDNITGVAAPTPPVMMSLLSGPPINTFLKSGITAAGGGLGFIDNKDDVMVLNSTSMMIPPPAVTVVLEGRSICQRISLHKHASYQSLAKALRQMFVVDEDAYSNNAAAQAHDLHLSNAIPGHLIAYEDMENDLLLVGDLKWDDFVRVAKRIRILPAKTNSRKGKVAART from the exons ATGAAGAGCAACAGTAGCACTAGCTATAATGAGTGTGATACACAAGATGATCGAGATTTATTGAAGAGAAGATGGGATAATGAGAGGTTCAGATCGATATTCTCTGGCGTAGATAATATAACTGGTGTAGCAGCACCAACTCCTCCGGTGATGATGTCTTTATTATCAGGCCCCCCAATCAATACTTTTCTTAAATCAGGAATTACAGCAGCAGGAGGAGGTCTGGGATTTATTGATAACAAAGATGATGTGATGGTACTTAATTCTACGTCTATGATGATCCCACCTCCTGCTGTGACTGTAGTGCTGGAAGGGCGTTCTATCTGCCAGCGCATTAGCCTTCATAAACATGCAAGCTACCAGAGCCTTGCCAAGGCCCTCCGTCAAATGTTTGTGGTGGACGAGGATGCTTACAGTAATAATGCCGCTGCTCAAGCTCACGATCTTCATCTCTCTAATGCTATACCTGGTCATCTTATTGCTTATGAAGATATGGAAAATGATCTCCTGCTTGTTGGCGATCTTAAGTGGGA TGATTTTGTTAGGGTAGCCAAGAGAATCCGGATACTTCCGGCAAAGACAAACTCAAGAAAGGGAAAAGTGGCTGCAAGGACTTAA